From a region of the Candida albicans SC5314 chromosome 1, complete sequence genome:
- the MET3 gene encoding sulfate adenylyltransferase (ATP sulfurlyase; sulfate assimilation; repressed by Met, Cys, Sfu1, or in fluconazole-resistant isolate; Hog1, caspofungin, white phase-induced; induced on biofilm formation, even in presence of Met and Cys; Spider, F-12/CO2 biofilm induced), with protein sequence MPIPTPHGGKLRDLVIRDAPLKQQLLQEAKTLPALTLTARQLCDLELILNGGFSPLTGFLNQEDYNSVVNDLRLSSVKNESNGKGLLWPIPITLDVDETTSKKHSVGDRIVLIDLRDETPLAILTIESIYKPDKKLEAEKVFRGDSEHPANKYLLETAGDYYIGGELQGINYPKHYDYVDARKTPTELRQEFEKLGWAQENIVAFQTRNPMHRAHRELTIRAAQDIGDKAHILIHPVVGLTKPGDIDHHTRVKVYKQILTKFPDGLATLSLLPLAMRMGGDREALWHALIRTNYGVDHFIVGRDHAGPGKNSQGVDFYGPYDAQELLAKYDDELNIKIVPFRMVTYLPDEDRYAPIDTIDVKKVRTANISGTELRNKLKTGDEIPSWFSYPEVVKILRETNPPRSKQGFAILIDNSHKLGDYLSFALQSTLNQFSGERRITKLNAHQANDSFIVGELVKAGSGVIVPTTNPTPIVNVVGNGNSLVVNQKNNNNQASGNADGEFNLSNDDLVAVVDEIVNYLKDQGFY encoded by the coding sequence ATGCCTATTCCTACTCCTCATGGTGGTAAATTAAGAGATTTGGTCATCCGTGATGCTCCActcaaacaacaattattgCAAGAAGCTAAAACTTTACCTGCTTTGACTTTAACTGCTAGACAATTATGTGATTTagaattaattttaaacGGAGGGTTTTCTCCATTAACTGGATTCTTAAATCAAGAAGATTATAATAGTGTTGTTAACGATTTAAGATTAAGTAGTGTTAAGAATGAATCAAATGGTAAAGGTTTATTATGGCCAATCCCAATCACCTTAGATGTTGATGAGACCACTTCTAAAAAGCATTCTGTTGGTGATAGAATTGTATTAATAGATTTGAGAGATGAAACTCCATTGGCCATTTTAACTATTGAATCTATTTATAAACCtgataaaaaattagaagCAGAAAAAGTGTTCCGTGGTGATTCAGAACATCCTgctaataaatatttattagaaaCCGCTGGCGATTATTATATCGGTGGTGAATTACAAGGGATCAATTATCCTAAACATTATGATTATGTTGATGCTAGAAAAACACCAACTGAATTGAGacaagaatttgaaaaattgggttGGGCGcaagaaaatattgttgCCTTTCAAACCAGAAATCCTATGCATAGAGCTCATCGTGAATTAACCATTAGAGCTGCTCAAGATATTGGTGATAAAGCTcatattttgattcatcCAGTCGTTGGTTTGACCAAACCAGGTGATATCGATCATCATACTCGTGTGAAGGTATATAAACAAATCTTGACAAAATTCCCTGATGGTTTAGCTACATTATCTTTATTACCATTAGCTATGAGAATGGGTGGTGATAGAGAAGCTTTATGGCATGCTTTAATTAGAACCAATTATGGGGTTGATCATTTCATCGTTGGTAGAGATCATGCTGGTCCAGGGAAAAACTCCCAAGGAGTGGATTTCTATGGTCCTTATGATGCTCAAGAATTATTAGCTAAATATGACGATGAATTAAACATCAAGATTGTTCCATTTAGAATGGTCACTTATTTACCTGATGAAGATAGATATGCTCCAATCGATACCATTGATGTGAAAAAAGTTAGAACAGCAAATATTTCTGGTACTGaattaagaaataaattgaaaactggTGATGAAATTCCAAGTTGGTTTTCTTATCCTGAAGTTGTCAAGATTTTAAGAGAAACTAATCCACCAAGATCAAAGCAAGGTTTTGctattttaattgataactCTCATAAATTGGGTGATTATTTATCATTTGCCTTACAATCTACTTTGAATCAATTCCTGGGTGAACGTAGAATCACAAAATTAAATGCTCATCAAGCTAATGATTcatttattgttggtgaATTAGTTAAAGCTGGGTCCGGGGTTATTgttccaacaacaaacccAACTCCAATTGTTAATGTTGTGGGTAATGGTAATTCATTGGTGGTCAAccaaaagaataataacaatcaaGCTTCTGGTAATGCTGATGgtgaattcaatttgtcaaatgatgatttgGTTGCTGtagttgatgaaattgtGAATTACTTGAAAGATCAAGGGTTTTATTAA